AGATAAAAGAATCTCTTTTCTTGGAGCTGACTTGAAGTCAAGATACGTGTAACTGCCTCCATGTGTGAAGAAtagggagcatgcataaactgacgtACCAACCTAACGACCACGGCAATATCAAGCCGTGTGTGGTTGAGATAGattagctttccaactaaccatTGATAATGGCCTTTGACCACTAGCTCACCCTCATATTTTCTTGACCCGAGTATTAGCTTCCACGGGAGTATCAGAAGGATGACAACCTAACAATCCATTTTCAAATAACAAATCAAGGACGTACTTCCTCTGAGAAAGAAAGATGCCTTTAGAAGACCGAGCAACTTCAACCACATGAAAGTACCTTAGTTGACCAAGATCTTTTATCTCAAACTCTCGACCACGAAAGTTCTTGAGAAGACCAATCTCAACACTATCATTTCCTGTTAtcacaatgtcatccacatagacaatgagaAATAGTAACTCTATCACCCGACCTCTTAACGAACAATGTGTGGTCAGCATTACTCTGCATGTAACCCACAGGGACCATTTCCATGTGAAACCTTCTAAACCATGCCCGAGGTGACTGTTTTAACCCATAGAAAGCACGCTTCAACTTGTAGACCTTGCCCTGAGTTCCTTTACTGAAGAATCCTAGTGGAATATCCATGTACACTTACTCATTGAGCTCTCCATGAAGGAAAGCATTCTTAACGTCTAATTGTTGAAGATCCCATCCTAGATTTACAGCACATGAGAGTAAAACTCACACAAAAGTCAACTTAGCAACCGGTGCAAATGTCCATCGATTCCATAAATGCCACCAGCCTAGCATTGTACCtgtcaaggtttaagatctcggtTTCGCCACACATCtcgtaaaaagaaaaaaagatctaACTCTTGTATTTTTTTGGCGTTCATCTCGCTGATTGATCTCGGTGGGTATATGGCCTTTGTAGCCCTTGAAACTATGTACTTATCCTATTCTAGTCATCCTAAACACAattgaaacatcaattttttaaaaatcaaactcaaaatggtactttgacatTTTACCCTATATAAGTAGTCGACGAGTATGATATATTCACCAATCCACCTTCCACAATCAACAttatgacacaacataatcattagAATATAAAATCCATAATTTTTAATTACTTTTGATGATTGATGAGTCACATATATTGAAAATTTGTAATGCCATAAGATAAGCAACAATTAACATAACAAGTAACAACATAACTGTATAAAGTACATAACATAGATATACTAATATAGGACACAACTAGACATTTAAACTCCATACTAGAGAACGAGACTTTTAGTACTGAAATGAGTGTCGGGCCGTATCATCACAGCCTCCATATTGTTGATGCTGATGTCGAAGTATGTTTTGCTCTGATTGAAGCACAAAGGATGGCTATGTCATAGTTTGACGGAAGTAATACTCA
This genomic stretch from Macadamia integrifolia cultivar HAES 741 chromosome 2, SCU_Mint_v3, whole genome shotgun sequence harbors:
- the LOC122065315 gene encoding uncharacterized mitochondrial protein AtMg00810-like yields the protein MEGQFQKCLADYGIDVDRAVKKRIQCWPNSSSGWDLQQLDVKNAFLHGELNEVMLTTHCSLRGRVIELLFLIVYVDDIVITGNDSVEIGLLKNFRGREFEIKDLGQLRYFHVVEVARSSKGIFLSQRKYVLDLLFENGLLGCHPSDTPVEANTRVKKI